One region of Bactrocera neohumeralis isolate Rockhampton chromosome 5, APGP_CSIRO_Bneo_wtdbg2-racon-allhic-juicebox.fasta_v2, whole genome shotgun sequence genomic DNA includes:
- the LOC126758259 gene encoding uncharacterized protein LOC126758259, whose product MGEALARGLECKLEVKFFAILSISLVASQLVNADVSHLSNNQYLPPSQHAHVSADTAIAPYQPPAQQQEDQQQYQHPPKSFLSNGVEITRSIPIASFSLSNTVPAQQTSYAQAPVYAPAQSHAQSGAGSFNYQAPQSNYQAPHSNYQPQPQQQSGLQQSAGQQNDGSFNYGSPAPAPLPAPAPVQQSYAAPAPTPALARAPAQQHDGSYNYGSPAEAPVPASIPTPVQQSYTAPASAPAPQQTYAAPAPIEQNYAAPAPALQYSSGQQNDGSYNYGSPAPAPEHQSHASPAPAPVHQAQLSRPSYSSGGQQNDGSYSYGGPTPVATPIQNYESPAHSAAPSPSYSGGDQQSYSAPPQQSYSAPAAPSNEYIPPASAPDPAPASSPLPAPAPQSFSSPAPAPQVSNEYLPPAPQPGSYNPPPQQSYAAPVQQSYSEQNKPPAPQVSNEYLPPASVPASAPAPQTYSAPQEEGPRETVHEHGHNQSGGDNLSQSVVQTSSGYQGESVAAVPTPNQQSYESPAAAPAPEYSPPQQSYSAPPQQSYSAPAQQSYSAPAQQSYSAPAQQSYSAPAQQSYSAPAQQSYSAPAQQSYSAPAQQSYSPPAQPSYSAPAPAPVNKQYLPPAPEKLPLFTPAQGNQDYSSPSQGPVQQSHSTPAQESYSAPAPAPVSNEYLPPAPVKQAVLAPAHAPAPVGHQTYSAPAPAPAQQQSHAGPAQPAVNQQPYTASFPAPAQQSYPSPAPVNNEYLPPASAPAAPSYQAPAAPSYSAPASPSYSTPAAPSYSAPAAPSYSAPAAPSYSAQAGPSYSAPAAPTYSAPAPQSYSAPAPQYPSVNQEYLPPATQSYSAPAPPPAPVLSNSHGGGAVLSQTVEQTSSGYQSGSNSQSQAPQYETASAPALAPQAGPSFHASSHATAPEVSNQDSGTEYASNGGYVYRKVK is encoded by the exons ATGGGGGAGGCGCTTGCGCGCGGACTCGAGTGTAAATTAGAAGTA aaattttttgcaattctcaGCATATCGCTGGTAGCCAGCCAACTAGTTAACGCAGACGTTAGCCATCTGTCCAACAACCAGTATCTACCACCCAGTCAACATGCACATGTTTCAGCCGACACCGCTATTGCGCCCTATCAACCACCGGCTCAACAACAAGAAGATCAACAGCAATACCAACACCCGCCGAAGAGCTTCTTATCCAACGGCGTTGAGATTACCAGATCAATTCCCATTGCTAGCTTTTCGCTAAGCAACACTGTGCCGGCTCAACAAACAAGCTATGCTCAAGCTCCCGTTTACGCTCCTGCGCAATCACATGCTCAAAGTGGGGCTGGCTCTTTCAACTATCAAGCGCCACAAAGCAATTATCAGGCACCACATAGTAACTATCAgccacaaccacaacaacagtcAGGACTTCAACAATCTGCTGGACAACAAAATGATGGCTCTTTCAACTACGGCTCGCCTGCACCAGCACCACTTCCAGCACCGGCTCCAGTACAGCAATCTTACGCTGCCCCTGCACCGACACCAGCTCTTGCTCGAGCACCAGCCCAACAACATGATGGATCTTACAACTACGGCTCACCTGCAGAAGCACCAGTACCAGCGTCGATACCAACTCCAGTACAGCAATCTTATACCGCCCCTGCTTCAGCTCCCGCCCCTCAACAAACATATGCCGCACCAGCTCCAATAGAGCAAAACTATGCTGCCCCTGCTCCAGCTCTTCAATATAGTTCCGGACAACAAAATGATGGATCTTATAACTACGGTTCTCCAGCACCAGCACCCGAACACCAATCACATGCATCGCCAGCACCAGCTCCTGTGCACCAAGCACAGTTGTCGCGCCCCTCATATTCTTCAGGCGGACAGCAAAATGATGGTTCTTACAGTTATGGTGGCCCAACACCAGTAGCAACACCTATTCAAAATTATGAGTCACCAGCTCACTCTGCAGCACCAAGCCCATCTTATTCTGGTGGAGATCAACAAAGCTATTCGGCACCACCCCAACAATCTTATTCAGCACCAGCGGCACCTTCGAACGAATACATTCCACCAGCTTCAGCCCCTGACCCAGCTCCAGCATCGTCTCCTTTACCTGCCCCTGCACCACAGTCATTCTCTTCCCCAGCTCCAGCCCCTCAAGTATCCAACGAATACTTACCTCCAGCTCCACAGCCCGGTAGCTACAACCCCCCACCACAGCAATCTTATGCTGCACCTGTTCAGCAATCTTACTCTGAACAGAACAAGCCACCGGCCCCACAAGTTTCAAACGAATACCTTCCACCTGCATCAGTACCAGCCTCAGCACCAGCACCACAAACTTATTCAGCTCCACAAGAGGAAGGTCCAAGAGAGACGGTGCATGAACATGGACACAATCAATCTGGTGGAGATAATTTAAGTCAATCTGTGGTACAAACTTCCTCAGGTTATCAGGGCGAAAGTGTTGCTGCAGTTCCAACTCCAAACCAGCAGTCTTACGAATCTCCAGCTGCAGCCCCTGCTCCTGAGTATTCACCACCCCAACAATCTTACTCGGCTCCGCCTCAGCAATCTTATTCAGCTCCGGCTCAACAGTCTTACTCGGCTCCGGCTCAGCAGTCTTACTCGGCTCCAGCTCAACAATCGTACTCGGCACCAGCTCAACAGTCTTACTCGGCTCCAGCTCAACAATCGTACTCGGCTCCAGCTCAACAATCGTACTCGGCGCCAGCTCAACAGTCATACTCGCCTCCAGCTCAACCGTCCTACTCGGCTCCTGCTCCAGCGCCAGTAAATAAGCAATACTTACCTCCTGCACCCGAAAAACTACCGCTTTTTACACCAGCACAGGGTAACCAAGATTATTCCTCTCCTTCGCAAGGCCCTGTTCAACAATCACACTCGACGCCAGCACAAGAGTCTTACTCTGCCCCAGCTCCAGCTCCTGTTAGCAATGAATACCTCCCACCAGCTCCAGTGAAACAAGCTGTGTTAGCACCGGCACACGCTCCAGCTCCAGTTGGTCATCAGACTTATTCGGCGCCTGCACCAGCTCCGGCTCAACAACAATCCCATGCTGGTCCAGCCCAACCCGCAGTCAATCAACAGCCTTATACAGCTTCATTCCCAGCTCCGGCACAACAGTCGTATCCCTCTCCAGCTCCAGTTAACAATGAATATCTACCACCGGCTTCTGCTCCAGCTGCCCCATCTTACCAAGCACCAGCAGCTCCTTCTTATTCTGCTCCCGCAAGCCCATCTTACTCGACTCCCGCAGCCCCATCTTACTCGGCTCCAGCAGCTCCATCCTACTCGGCTCCTGCAGCCCCATCTTACTCCGCACAGGCGGGTCCCTCGTACTCAGCTCCAGCAGCTCCTACCTACTCTGCTCCTGCTCCACAGTCTTACTCAGCACCAGCTCCGCAGTACCCTTCAGTTAACCAGGAATACTTGCCACCAGCAACACAGAGCTATTCAGCTCCAGCACCACCACCAGCTCCAGTCCTCAGTAACAGCCATGGGGGTGGCGCTGTTTTGAGCCAAACCGTCGAGCAAACGTCCTCAGGCTACCAATCAGGGAGTAATTCTCAAAGCCAAGCGCCTCAATACGAAACTGCCTCTGCTCCAGCATTGGCTCCGCAAGCTGGTCCAAGCTTTCACGCCTCATCGCATGCAACGGCGCCGGAAGTCAGCAATCAAGACTCTGGCACTGAATACGCCAGCAATGGCGGTTACGTTTACAGAAAAGTGAAATAA